The Camelina sativa cultivar DH55 chromosome 14, Cs, whole genome shotgun sequence genome includes a window with the following:
- the LOC104743633 gene encoding auxin response factor 6-like → MRLSSAGFNPQPHEVTGEKRVLNSELWHACAGPLVSLPPVGSRVVYFPQGHSEQVAASTNKEVDAHIPNYPSLHPQLICQLHNVTMHADVETDEVYAQMTLQPLNAQEQKDPYLPAELGVPSRQPTNYFCKTLTASDTSTHGGFSVPRRAAEKVFPPLDYSQQPPAQELMARDLHDNEWKFRHIFRGQPKRHLLTTGWSVFVSAKRLVAGDSVLFIWNDKNQLLLGIRRANRPQTVMPSSVLSSDSMHLGLLAAAAHAAATNSRFTIFYNPRASPSEFVIPLAKYVKAVYHTRVSVGMRFRMLFETEESSVRRYMGTITGICDLDPTRWANSHWRSVKVGWDESTAGERQPRVSLWEIEPLTTFPMYPSPFPLRLKRPWPPGLPSFHGLKEDDMGMSMSSPLMWDRGLQSVNFQGMGVNPWMQPRLDTSGLLGMQNDVYQAMAAAALQDMRGIDPAKAAASLLQFQNSSGFSMQSPSLVQPQMLQQQLSQQQQQQLSQQQQQQLSQQQQQQLSQHQQQQQQQAYLGVPETHQPQSQSQSQSNNLLSQQQQQQVVDNHNPSASSPAVVSTMSQFGSASQSNTSPLQSMASLCHQQSFSDTNGGNNPISPLHSLLSNFSQDESSQLLNLTRTNSAMTSSGWPSKRPAVDSSFQFVKVYKSGSFGRSLDISKFSSYHELRSELARMFGLEGQLEDPVRSGWQLVFVDRENDVLLLGDDPWPEFVSSVWCIKILSPQEVQQMGKRGLELLNSAPSSNNVDKLPSNGNCDDFGNRSDPRNLGNGIASVGGTFNY, encoded by the exons ATGAGATTGTCTTCAGCTGGGTTTAATCCTCAACCTCATGAAG TTACAGGAGAGAAACGAGTTCTTAATTCTGAGCTCTGGCATGCTTGCGCTGGTCCTCTTGTTTCACTACCTCCTGTTGGAAGCAGAGTTGTGTATTTCCCTCAAGGTCACAGTGAGCAG GTCGCTGCTTCGACCAACAAAGAAGTGGATGCTCATATACCAAACTATCCAAGCTTGCATCCGCAGCTTATCTGTCAGCTTCACAATGTCACAATGCAT GCTGATGTGGAGACTGATGAAGTCTATGCACAGATGACTTTACAACCTTTGAATGCG CAAGAGCAAAAAGATCCTTACCTTCCAGCGGAATTAGGTGTCCCGAGTAGACAACCTACAAACTATTTCTGTAAAACTCTGACTGCTAGCGATACAAGCACTCATGGTGGTTTCTCTGTACCTCGCCGAGCTGCTGAGAAAGTTTTCCCTCCCTTG GATTACTCACAACAGCCTCCAGCTCAAGAGTTGATGGCGAGGGATCTGCATGATAATGAATGGAAATTCAGGCATATATTCCGAG GCCAACCAAAGAGACATCTCCTTACTACGGGTTGGAGCGTATTTGTGAGTGCTAAAAGGCTTGTTGCTGGTGACTCTGTGCTTTTCATCTG GAACGATAAGAATCAATTGCTTCTTGGTATAAGGCGAGCGAACAGACCACAAACTGTCATGCCTTCATCTGTTTTGTCAAGTGACAGTATGCATTTAGGTCTTCTTGCTGCAGCAGCTCATGCTGCCGCCACAAACAGCCGATTCACTATCTTCTATAACCCAAG GGCGAGTCCATCAGAGTTCGTTATACCCCTGGCTAAGTATGTCAAAGCGGTTTATCACACTCGTGTCTCTGTTGGCATGCGGTTTAGGATGCTGTTTGAAACCGAAGAATCAAGTGTTCGTCG GTACATGGGTACAATAACTGGCATTTGTGATCTTGATCCTACTCGTTGGGCTAATTCTCATTGGCGGTCCGTTAAG GTTGGGTGGGACGAGTCTACTGCAGGAGAGAGACAACCGAGGGTTTCCTTGTGGGAAATTGAACCTTTAACGACATTCCCAATGTATCCATCTCCTTTCCCTCTCAGGCTTAAACGTCCTTGGCCTCCTGGTCTTCCATCTTTCCATG gCCTTAAAGAAGATGACATGGGTATGAGTATGAGTTCGCCGCTTATGTGGGACCGTGGACTCCAATCTGTAAACTTTCAAGGTATGGGAGTGAACCCGTGGATGCAGCCGAGGCTTGATACCTCAGGCTTGCTTGGTATGCAAAACGATGTTTACCAAGCAATGGCTGCAGCTGCACTTCAAGACATGAGAGGCATTGATCCCGCAAAAGCTGCTGCTTCACTTCTTCAGTTCCAAAATTCTTCGGGATTCTCAATGCAATCTCCGTCCTTAGTGCAGCCGCAGATGCTGCAACAGCAACTCtctcagcagcagcaacaacaactctctcagcagcagcaacaacaactctctcagcagcagcagcaacagctcTCTcagcatcagcagcagcagcagcaacaggcGTATCTCGGCGTTCCTGAAACCCACCAGCCGCAGTCTCAGTCTCAGTCACAGTCAAACAATCTTCTTTctcaacagcagcagcagcaagtaGTGGATAATCATAACCCGTCTGCATCCAGTCCTGCTGTTGTTTCCACTATGTCTCAGTTTGGTTCTGCTTCTCAGTCCAACACGTCACCACTCCAGTCCATGGCTTCTCTGTGTCATCAACAAAGCTTCTCTGACACCAATGGAGGAAACAATCCTATTTCTCCGCTTCACAGTCTTCTCAGTAACTTCTCTCAAGACGAGTCATCTCAACTGCTCAACCTCACTAGGACTAACTCTGCAATGACTTCATCCGGTTGGCCATCAAAGCGTCCTGCAGTTGATTCATCGTTCCAG TTTGTGAAG GTGTACAAGTCAGGGTCTTTTGGGAGATCGTTAGATATATCGAAGTTTAGCAGCTACCACGAGCTGCGAAGCGAGCTTGCTCGCATGTTTGGCCTCGAAGGCCAATTAGAAGACCCTGTGAGATCAGGCTGGCAGCTTGTATTTGTTGACCGAGAGAACGACGTTCTTCTCCTCGGCGATGACCCTTGGCC GGAGTTTGTGAGCAGCGTGTGGTGCATTAAGATATTGTCACCACAAGAAGTGCAGCAAATGGGTAAAAGAGGCCTTGAGCTTCTCAATTCCGCGCCATCTTCCAACAATGTCGATAAGCTCCCGAGCAACGGGAACTGTGATGACTTTGGGAACAGGTCAGACCCGAGGAATCTCGGTAACGGTATCGCATCAGTTGGGGGTACATTCAACTACTAG